One Mercurialis annua linkage group LG3, ddMerAnnu1.2, whole genome shotgun sequence DNA window includes the following coding sequences:
- the LOC126671937 gene encoding glutamate synthase 1 [NADH], chloroplastic isoform X1: MSATSSSLLQPRASSLSNLANSSSVSPKLAVISPLSRRNTATRCSSTRKSTVLDKKILGAKLRAPGSGRLHFWQSDGPGKSPKLRVMVRSALSGVPEKPLGLYDPSFDKDSCGVGFVAELSGESSRKTVSDALEMLIRMSHRGACGCDANTGDGAGILVALPHEFYQEVAKESGFELPALGEYAVGMFFLPTSDNRREESKNVFTKVAESLGHTVLGWRRVPTDNSGLGNAALQTEPVVEQVFLTPTPKSKADLEQQMYILRRVSMVAIRAALNLQHGGVRDFYICSLSSRTVVYKGQLKPVQVKDYYYADLGNERFTSYMALIHSRFSTNTFPSWDRAQPMRVLGHNGEINTLRGNVNWMKAREGLLKCKELGLSKNEMKKLLPIVDASSSDSGAFDGVLELLVRAGRSLPEAVMMMIPEAWQNDKNMDPQRKALYEYFSALMEPWDGPALISFTDGRYLGATLDRNGLRPGRFYVTRSGRVIMASEVGVVDIPPEDVLRKGRLNPGMMLLVDFEKHIVVDDEALKQQYSLARPYGEWLKRQKITLKDIVSSVPDSDLTLPAIAGSVPVSNDDDNMENLGIRGLLSPLKAFGYTIEALEMLLLPMAKHGSEALGSMGNDAPLAVMSDREKLTFEYFKQMFAQVTNPPIDPIREKIVTSMECMIGPEGDLTETTEEQCHRLSLKGPLLSIEEMEAIKKMNYRGWRSKVVDITYLKKYGRKGLEETLDRICAEARDAIKEGYNLLVLSDRAFSSKRVAVSSLLAVGAVHHHLVKKLERTRISLIVESAEPREVHHFCTLVGFGADAISPYLAIEAIWRLQVDGKIPPKSTGEFHSKEELVKKYFKASNYGMMKVLAKMGISTLASYKGAQIFEALGLSSEVIEKCFAGTPSRVEGATFEMLARDALHLHELAFPTRVFPPGSAESVALPNPGDYHWRKGGEIHLNDPLAIAKLQEAARGNSVAAYKEYSKRIQELNKACNLRGLLKFKDSEFKIPLDEVEPASEIVKRFCTGAMSYGSISLEAHTTLAIAMNTIGGKSNTGEGGEQPSRMEPLSDGSMNLKRSAIKQVASGRFGVSSYYLTNADELQIKMAQGAKPGEGGELPGHKVIGDIAVTRNSTAGVGLISPPPHHDIYSIEDLAQLIHDLKNSNPGARISVKLVSEAGVGVIASGVVKGHADHVLISGHDGGTGASRWTGIKNAGLPWELGLAETHQTLVANDLRGRTVLQTDGQLKTGRDVAVAALLGAEEFGFSTAPLITLGCIMMRKCHKNTCPVGIATQDPVLREKFAGEPEHVINFFFMLAEELREIMSQLGFRTLREMVGRSDMLEVDKEVIKNNEKLENIDLSLLLRPAADIRPEAAQYCVQRQDHGLDMALDQKLISLSQAALEKSLPVYIQTPICNVNRAVGTMLSHEVTKRYHLSGLRSDTIHIKLTGSAGQSLGAFLCPGITLELEGDSNDYVGKGLSGGKVVVYPPKGSLFDPKENIVIGNVALYGATNGEAYFNGMAAERFCVRNSGARAVVEGVGDHGCEYMTGGTVVVLGKTGRNFAAGMSGGIAYILDVDGKFHSRCNLELVDLDKVEEEEDIMTLRMMIQQHQRHTNSQLAKEVLADLDNLLPKFIKVFPRDYKRILANMKQEASLKDAVEEDANEAEDQDEAELKEKDAFEELKKMAASSLNGKSNQEVEKADAAKRPTEVNAPVKHRGFVAYEREGVRYRDPNIRMNDWKEVMLESEPGPLLKTQSARCMDCGTPFCHQENSGCPLGNKIPEFNELVYQNRWREALDRLLETNNFPEFTGRVCPAPCEGSCVLGIIENPVSIKSIECSIIDKAFDEGWMVPRPPLKRTGKKVAIVGSGPAGLAAADQLNRMGHLVTVYERADRIGGLMMYGVPNMKTDKVDVVQRRVNLMAEEGTNFVVNANVGTDPLYSLDRLREENDAIILAVGATKARDLPVPGRELSGVHFAMEFLHSNTKSLLDSNLEDGNYISAKGKKVVVIGGGDTGTDCIGTSIRHGCSSIVNLELLPEPPLTRAPGNPWPQWPRTFRVDYGHQEAASKFGKDPRSYEVLTKRFIGDENGNVKGLETVCVSWEKDASGRFQFKEVEGSQEIIEADLVLLAMGFLGPESNVADKLGLEQDNRSNLKADYGRFATNVDGVFAAGDCRRGQSLVVWAISEGRQAASQVDKYLTKEDDDVASTDNTQDDLVKRHQDLTKRQREQTVMT, from the exons ATGTCGGCGACCTCCAGCTCTCTCCTTCAACCGCGAGCTAGCTCTCTGTCTAATCTCGCCAATTCGTCGTCCGTTTCACCTAAACTTGCCGTTATTTCTCCGTTATCACGCCGTAATACAGCAACACGGTGTTCTTCTACGAGAAAATCAACGGTGTTGGATAAGAAAATACTCGGAGCAAAACTTCGGGCGCCTGGATCCGGGAGGCTCCATTTCTGGCAATCAGATGGACCGGGAAAGTCTCCGAAGCTCCGAGTTATGGTTCGCTCCGCATTGTCTGGAGTGCCGGAGAAGCCTCTCGGTCTTTATGATCCGTCTTTTGATAAGGATTCGTGTGGCGTCGGTTTTGTTGCTGAGTTATCCGGTGAAAGTAGCCGCAAAACG gtgTCTGATGCGTTGGAGATGTTAATACGCATGTCACACAGAGGCGCGTGTGGCTGCGATGCTAATACCGGTGACGGAGCTGGTATTCTTGTTGCTCTTCCTCACGAATTTTACCAAGAG GTTGCTAAAGAAAGTGGTTTTGAGCTACCCGCACTTGGAGAATATGCAGTGGGTATGTTCTTTTTGCCCACATCAGATAATCGAAGGGAAGAGAGCAAAAATGTTTTTACTAAG GTTGCGGAATCGCTTGGGCATACAGTTCTTGGTTGGAGGAGAGTGCCGACAGACAATTCAGGATTGGGAAATGCTGCTCTGCAAACTGAACCAGTGGTGGAGCAAGTTTTCCTCACTCCTACCCCTAAATCTAAAGCTGATCTTGAACAGCAG ATGTACATATTAAGAAGAGTGTCGATGGTTGCTATCCGAGCTGCATTGAACCTTCAACATGGCGGTGTTAGAGACTTCTATATATGTTCTCTTTCGTCTAG GACTGTTGTTTATAAAGGTCAATTAAAGCCAGTACAGGTGAAGGATTACTATTATGCAGATCTTGGCAATGAAAGGTTTACGAGCTACATGGCCCTG ATACACTCACGGTTTTCAACAAATACATTTCCTAGCTGGGATCGTGCTCAACCTATGCGAGTCTTAGGCCATAATGGGGAAATTAATACACTTAGAGGCAACGTGAACTG GATGAAAGCACGTGAAGGTTTACTAAAGTGTAAGGAGCTTGGCCTCTCTAAGAATGAGATGAAGAAGCTTCTACCTATTGTAGATGCTAGTTCTTCTGACTCAG GGGCTTTTGATGGTGTCCTTGAGCTTCTGGTTCGAGCTGGGAGAAGTCTCCCAGAAGCTGTAATGATGATGATCCCCGAAGCTTGGCAGAATGATAAAAATATGGACCCTCAACGGAAGGCCTTGTACGAATACTTCTCAGCCCTCATGGAGCCCTGGGATGGGCCTGCACTTATCTCAT TTACCGATGGCCGATACCTTGGAGCTACTTTAGACCGCAATGGACTGCGTCCAGGAAGGTTTTACGTCACTCGAAGTGGACGAGTTATTATGGCTAGTGAAGTTGGTGTTGTGGATATTCCACCTGAAGATGTCCTTAGAAAAGGAAGACTTAATCCCGGGATGATGCTTCTGGTGGATTTTGAGAAACATATTGTAGTAGATGATGAAGCCTTGAAGCAACAATACTCCCTAGCAAGGCCCTATGGCGAGTGGCTGAAAAGGCAGAAGATCACACTGAAGGACATTGTTAGCTCAGTGCCTGATTCTGATCTGACCCTTCCTGCTATTGCAGGATCTGTTCCT GTGTCTAATGATGACGACAACATGGAGAACTTGGGCATCCGTGGTTTACTATCACCGCTGAAAGCTTTTGG CTACACTATTGAAGCCTTGGAGATGCTGTTGCTTCCCATGGCAAAACATGGGTCAGAGGCTCTTGGTTCAATGGGAAATGATGCTCCTTTGGCCGTCATGTCTGACAGAGAAAAACTTACTTTTGAGTATTTCAAGCAAATGTTTGCTCAAGTGACAAATCCCCCAATTGATCCTATAAGAGAGAAGATAGTCACTTCCATGGAGTGCATGATTGGACCAGAAGGTGATCTGACAGAAACAACCGAGGAGCAATGCCATCGCCTATCACTAAAAGGTCCTCTTTTGTCCATTGAGGAAATGGAAGCCATTAAAAAGATGAACTACAGAGGTTGGCGAAGCAAAGTTGTAGATATTACTTATTTGAAGAAATATGGTAGAAAGGGGTTAGAGGAGACCTTAGATAGGATTTGTGCTGAAGCACGTGATGCAATTAAAGAGGGTTATAATTTGCTGGTTCTGTCTGACAGAG CCTTCTCATCAAAGCGCGTTGCTGTAAGCTCTCTTTTGGCTGTTGGCGCTGTCCATCACCATCTAGTTAAAAAACTTGAGCGTACCAGAATAAGTTTGATAGTTGAATCTGCAGAACCTCGGGAAGTGCACCATTTCTGTACGCTGGTTGGTTTTGGTGCTGATGCCATTTCCCCATACCTAGCCATAGAGGCCATTTGGAGATTACAGGTAGATGGAAAGATCCCACCTAAATCTACTGGAGAATTTCACTCAAAGGAAGAGTTAGTCAAAAAGTACTTTAAAGCAAGCAACTATGGAATGATGAAAGTTCTTGCTAAAATGGGAATTTCGACTTTGGCCTCATATAAGGGTGCTCAGATTTTTGAAGCTCTGGGTCTTTCTTCGGAAGTGATTGAGAAGTGCTTTGCAGGAACACCCAGCAGAGTTGAGGGAGCAACTTTTGAGATGCTTGCCCGTGATGCACTTCATTTGCATGAATTGGCATTTCCCACCCGTGTCTTCCCTCCTGGAAGTGCTGAATCGGTAGCTCTACCCAATCCTGGGGATTACCATTGGAGAAAAGGTGGCGAAATCCACTTGAATGATCCTCTTGCTATAGCAAAGCTTCAAGAAGCTGCCAGAGGTAACAGCGTGGCAGCATACAAGGAATATTCTAAACGCATTCAAGAGTTGAACAAGGCCTGCAATTTGCGTGGACTTCTGAAGTTCAAAGACTCGGAATTTAAAATTCCATTAGATGAAGTTGAACCAGCCAGTGAGATTGTTAAACGGTTCTGTACTGGGGCTATGAGCTATGGATCAATATCATTGGAGGCACACACAACTCTGGCTATTGCTATGAATACAATAGGAGGGAAATCAAACACAG GCGAGGGAGGTGAACAACCATCTCGCATGGAGCCTCTTTCAGATGGGTCCATGAATCTGAAGAGAAGTGCAATTAAGCAGGTTGCAAGTGGGAGATTTGGAGTTTCAAGTTATTATCTAACAAATGCTGATGAATTACAGATTAAGATGGCCCAG GGTGCCAAGCCTGGAGAGGGAGGTGAGCTTCCTGGCCACAAGGTCATAGGAGACATTGCAGTTACCAGAAATTCTACAGCTGGTGTGGGACTTATCAGTCCTCCCCctcatcatgatatatattcaATTGAAGACCTTGCCCAATTGATTCATGATCTTAAG AATTCGAATCCAGGAGCTCGTATAAGTGTCAAATTAGTATCTGAAGCAGGCGTGGGGGTCATTGCTAGTGGGGTGGTGAAGGGGCATGCTGACCATGTTTTGATATCGGGTCATGATGGTGGTACAGGGGCTTCTAGATGGACTGGCATCAAGAATGCTGGGCTCCCATGGGAATTAGGATTAGCTGAGACCCATCAAACACTTGTTGCTAATGACCTTCGTGGCCGCACAGTTCTTCAGACAGATGGCCAACTGAAAACTGGTAGAGATGTGGCTGTTGCTGCACTTCTTGGTGCAGAAGAATTTGGCTTCAGCACCGCACCTCTTATAACACTCGGCTGTATTATGATGCGAAAGTGTCATAAGAACACTTGTCCTGTTGGTATTGCCACCCAAGATCCAGTTCTGAGGGAGAAGTTTGCTGGAGAGCCTGAACATGTTATCAACTTCTTCTTTATGCTAGCAGAGGAACTCAGGGAGATAATGTCTCAGCTTGGTTTCCGAACTCTCCGGGAGATGGTGGGTCGCTCTGACATGCTTGAAGTTGACAAAGAAGTCATCAAGAACAATGAGAAGTTGGAAAATATTGATCTCTCTCTATTACTCAGACCTGCTGCTGATATTCGTCCTGAAGCTGCCCAATACTGTGTCCAAAGGCAAGATCATGGCTTGGACATGGCTTTGGATCAAAAATTGATAAGCCTCTCCCAGGCTGCACTGGAGAAAAGTCTTCCTGTGTACATTCAGACACCAATATGCAATGTGAACCGTGCTGTTGGTACAATGCTTAGTCATGAAGTTACCAAGCGTTACCACTTGTCTGGGCTTCGTTCAGATACAATTCATATCAAGCTTACAGGAAGTGCCGGCCAGAGTCTGGGAGCTTTCCTTTGTCCCGGCATTACACTAGAGCTAGAAGGTGACAGCAACGACTATGTTGGCAAAGGATTGTCAGGTGGGAAGGTTGTAGTTTATCCTCCAAAAGGCAGCCTATTTGATCCGAAAGAGAATATAGTTATCGGCAACGTAGCTCTTTATGGTGCCACAAATGGTGAGGCATATTTTAATGGAATGGCTGCAGAAAGGTTCTGTGTCCGTAATTCTGGAGCCAGAGCAGTTGTGGAGGGTGTTGGTGATCATGGTTGTGAATACATGACTGGTGGTACTGTTGTTGTGCTTGGAAAAACTGGAAGGAATTTTGCAGCAGGTATGAGTGGTGGTATTGCTTATATTCTTGATGTGGATGGGAAATTTCATTCTCGATGCAATCTTGAGCTGGTAGATCTTGATAAAGTAGAGGAAGAAGAGGATATTATGACACTCAGAATGATGATACAGCAACATCAACGTCATACAAACAGCCAACTTGCTAAAGAAGTTCTTGCTGATTTGGACAATCTTCTGCCTAAGTTTATCAAAGTCTTCCCTAGGGATTACAAACGTATTCTTGCCAACATGAAACAGGAAGCATCCTTAAAAGATGCGGTAGAGGAAGATGCTAATGAAGCTGAGGATCAGGATGAAGCAGAGTTAAAAGAGAAGGATGCCTTTGAGGAGCTTAAGAAGATGGCAGCATCATCTTTGAATGGGAAATCCAATCAG GAGGTTGAAAAAGCTGATGCAGCAAAAAGGCCTACTGAGGTTAATGCTCCGGTTAAGCACAGAGGCTTTGTCGCATATGAACGTGAGGGTGTTCGATACAGAGATCCAAATATCCGAATGAATGACTGGAAGGAAGTTATGCTGGAATCAGAACCTGGTCCTCTTTTAAAGACTCAGTCAGCTCGTTGCATGGACTGTGGTACACCTTTCTGCCATCAA GAGAACTCTGGATGTCCTTTGGGGAACAAGATACCTGAATTTAATGAATTAGTGTACCAAAATAGGTGGCGTGAAGCATTGGATCGCCTCCTTGAGACTAATAATTTTCCAGAGTTTACTGGCCGAGTGTGCCCTGCCCCTTGTGAAGGTTCTTGTGTACTTGGCATTATTGAGAACCCTGTTTCTATCAAAAGCATTGAGTGCAGTATCATTGATAAGGCATTTGATGAAGGGTGGATGGTGCCTCGGCCACCCCTGAAGAGAACGGG GAAAAAGGTCGCTATTGTTGGAAGTGGACCAGCTGGATTGGCTGCTGCTGATCAACTAAACAGAATGGGTCACTTAGTGACAGTGTACGAGCGAGCTGATAGAATTGGAGGGTTAATGATGTATGGAGTGCCCAACATGAAGACTGACAAAGTGGATGTAGTTCAGCGCCGAGTTAATCTGATGGCCGAAGAGGGCACCAATTTTGTTGTCAATGCTAATGTTGGGACTGATCCTCTCTACTCTCTTGATCGGCTCCGAGAGGAGAATGATGCTATTATTTTGGCAGTAGGAGCGACAAAGGCTAG GGACCTTCCTGTACCAGGGAGGGAATTATCAGGAGTCCATTTTGCCATGGAGTTTCTTCATTCCAATACAAAAAGTTTACTAGATAGTAATTTAGAGGATGGTAATTACATATCTGCTAAGGGTAAAAAGGTAGTTGTCATTGGTGGAGGTGACACCGGTACAGATTGCATCGGTACATCTATTCGGCATGGCTGTAGTAGCATCGTAAATCTAGAGCTTCTACCTGAGCCACCACTAACTAGAGCTCCCGGAAACCCATGGCCACAG TGGCCTCGCACTTTCCGTGTGGATTATGGGCATCAAGAAGCTGCTTCTAAGTTTGGCAAAGACCCGAGGTCTTATGAAGTTTTGACAAAGCGTTTTATCGGAGATGAAAATGGAAATGTAAAAGGACTTGAGACCGTATGCGTCAGTTGGGAGAAGGATGCTAGTGGGAGATTTCAGTTTAAGGAGGTCGAGGGCAGCCAAGAAATTATAGAGGCCGACCTTGTCCTATTAGCCATGGGGTTCCTTGGTCCTGAGTCG AATGTGGCAGACAAGTTGGGCTTGGAGCAGGACAATAGATCAAACTTGAAGGCAGATTATGGCCGTTTCGCGACCAATGTAGACGGTGTATTTGCAGCAGGGGATTGCCGGCGCGGGCAATCTCTTGTTGTGTGGGCTATATCAGAGGGTCGCCAAGCTGCTTCTCAGGTTGATAAATATCTCACAAAAGAAGACGACGATGTCGCAAGTACAGATAACACCCAGGATGATCTTGTGAAGAGACACCAAGATCTCACAAAGAGGCAACGAGAGCAAACAGTCATGACGTAG